Proteins found in one Nocardia brasiliensis ATCC 700358 genomic segment:
- a CDS encoding QsdR family transcriptional regulator: MMSLPLDSPAPQLTESDAVLRAAVEMFRRDGWIDVRALAAAAGIGRSTLYRRYGDRNRIIGEAIWAIATAGFEDIRRECGGQGADGIAEMIRRSLHFAAGHPAMRTFVAQHTDTALRVLTSRDGVIQRRFVATFAQLIRDDVGEFDDIDPHSLAYAVIRIGESFYFRELITGEPDDIDAAAAVIRRMLR, translated from the coding sequence ATGATGTCGCTACCGCTAGATTCCCCAGCTCCCCAGTTGACCGAGTCGGATGCCGTCCTGCGTGCCGCGGTGGAAATGTTCCGGCGCGACGGCTGGATCGACGTCAGAGCACTGGCCGCCGCGGCGGGTATCGGCCGCTCGACGCTGTATCGGCGCTACGGTGATCGCAACCGGATCATCGGCGAGGCCATCTGGGCGATCGCCACCGCCGGGTTCGAGGACATCCGCCGCGAATGCGGCGGCCAGGGGGCGGACGGGATCGCCGAAATGATCCGGCGCAGCCTGCATTTCGCCGCCGGTCACCCGGCCATGCGCACCTTCGTCGCACAGCACACCGACACCGCGCTGCGCGTGCTCACCTCGCGCGACGGGGTGATCCAGCGCCGGTTCGTCGCCACCTTCGCCCAACTCATCCGCGACGACGTCGGCGAATTCGACGATATCGACCCGCATTCCCTCGCCTACGCCGTCATCCGGATCGGCGAATCCTTCTACTTCCGCGAGCTGATCACCGGCGAACCCGACGATATCGACGCCGCGGCCGCCGTGATCCGCCGGATGCTGAGATAG
- a CDS encoding CGNR zinc finger domain-containing protein, protein MTQWVPEHFIGGHPALDLANAVFDRRVPEPDNELLGSARDIGNWLVATGLAGTRAATAVAAIEAEPFVARVHAVREAAAELFGSIVAGGNPDAQAFGVLLATAGSGLSISAMRLDGTRPHFTLARWRDPDAVTALLALLAVEAFYTLPRDRLRSCPRCAWLFLDTSRGGKRRWCSMQVCGNREKVSRHRGQVR, encoded by the coding sequence GTGACGCAATGGGTACCGGAGCATTTCATCGGCGGACATCCCGCCCTCGACCTCGCGAACGCGGTGTTCGATCGCCGGGTACCCGAGCCCGATAACGAGCTGCTCGGATCTGCTCGCGATATCGGAAACTGGCTGGTGGCGACGGGGCTCGCCGGTACTCGCGCGGCCACGGCGGTCGCCGCGATCGAAGCGGAGCCGTTCGTCGCGCGGGTGCACGCGGTGCGGGAGGCCGCGGCTGAGCTCTTCGGGTCGATCGTCGCGGGCGGGAACCCCGACGCTCAGGCGTTCGGTGTGCTCTTGGCGACCGCGGGGAGTGGATTGTCCATCAGCGCAATGAGATTGGATGGCACCAGGCCACACTTCACCCTCGCCCGATGGCGGGATCCCGACGCCGTCACCGCTTTGCTCGCCCTGCTCGCCGTCGAAGCCTTTTACACCCTCCCGCGCGACCGCCTGCGGTCCTGTCCCCGCTGTGCCTGGCTCTTCCTCGACACGTCGCGCGGGGGAAAACGCCGCTGGTGCAGCATGCAGGTGTGCGGGAACCGGGAGAAGGTTTCGCGCCATCGCGGGCAGGTCCGCTGA
- a CDS encoding alpha/beta fold hydrolase — translation MQNHRHKTRHETIEVQGLDIFYRHAGDPEDPAILLLHGYPNSSHAYRDIIEPLADTAYVVAPDLPGSGFSATPDPEAYDYTFAHLADTVEAFLAELQVDQFYLYVTDFGTPVGYHLATRHPGRILGLIVQNGNAHDEGLGPDWDAPKAYFADPTAATKAALPEWMNLETTRQQYIGAQPERLARLYPPESWQFDWDRLSRPGIMDIQFEIFADYGAHIARFPALRAYHHEHQPPCLLLWGRHDPFFEMDEIMAYHRDLRSLEIHVFESGHQLLETHHDECATLVTRFTGEVAAGRV, via the coding sequence ATGCAGAACCATCGGCACAAGACCCGGCACGAGACGATCGAGGTCCAAGGTCTGGACATCTTCTACCGGCATGCGGGCGACCCGGAAGATCCGGCGATCCTGCTGCTGCACGGCTACCCGAATTCGTCGCACGCGTATCGCGACATCATCGAGCCGTTGGCGGACACCGCCTATGTCGTCGCGCCGGACCTGCCCGGCTCCGGGTTCTCCGCCACACCGGATCCCGAGGCCTACGACTACACGTTCGCGCACCTCGCCGATACGGTCGAGGCGTTCCTCGCCGAGCTGCAGGTGGACCAGTTCTATTTGTACGTCACCGATTTCGGCACACCGGTGGGCTACCATCTCGCCACCCGCCACCCGGGTCGGATCCTCGGCTTGATCGTGCAGAACGGCAACGCCCACGACGAGGGGCTGGGGCCGGACTGGGACGCCCCGAAGGCATACTTCGCCGACCCCACCGCTGCGACCAAGGCCGCGCTACCCGAGTGGATGAACCTCGAGACCACCCGGCAGCAGTACATCGGTGCGCAACCCGAGCGCCTGGCGCGGCTCTATCCTCCGGAAAGCTGGCAGTTCGACTGGGATCGCCTGTCCCGGCCCGGCATCATGGACATCCAGTTCGAGATCTTCGCCGACTACGGCGCACACATCGCCCGCTTCCCGGCTCTGCGCGCCTACCACCACGAGCACCAGCCACCGTGCCTGCTGCTGTGGGGCAGACATGATCCGTTCTTCGAGATGGACGAGATCATGGCCTATCACCGTGACCTGCGATCGCTGGAGATCCACGTCTTCGAAAGCGGGCACCAGCTCCTGGAAACCCATCACGACGAATGCGCGACGCTGGTGACCCGCTTCACGGGCGAAGTGGCGGCGGGGCGAGTCTAG
- a CDS encoding ABC transporter substrate-binding protein has translation MTRPRLLAMLLASVVPFAACATAAPPGSGPAAETVTVATANGETTVPVTDTGILALDYQTAVNLLALGVVPVHAGKYAYATDPFVAAAYSILEQAGVELIEPGNAELIAAAEPDLIVGLPRTGSDEIVPKLGAIAPVVLLPELPFLADELDTLGAVTGHQEQARAVTRRLDTAEHELAQRIRDSEFAGASVSALSACGADSYCRYGNARGFGPILTGLGLTRPPSHASKGNQWGYERVSPEKLDEQAAQIIIAFVGSISAGAISPLRNPLLDTSAAVTGEVDFSAWFGVGPLNHLWVLNDLAAILFGTGRVATESDGPALWARLTRDGP, from the coding sequence ATGACGCGCCCGCGCCTGCTCGCCATGCTGCTCGCCTCGGTCGTGCCGTTCGCCGCCTGCGCCACCGCCGCGCCGCCCGGGTCCGGACCGGCGGCCGAAACGGTCACGGTGGCAACGGCGAACGGCGAAACCACTGTGCCTGTCACCGATACCGGAATCTTGGCGTTGGACTATCAGACCGCGGTGAATCTCCTGGCCCTGGGCGTGGTTCCAGTCCACGCGGGAAAATACGCGTACGCCACCGATCCTTTCGTCGCAGCCGCCTATTCGATCCTGGAACAAGCCGGGGTCGAACTGATCGAGCCCGGCAATGCTGAGCTGATCGCCGCGGCTGAACCGGATCTCATCGTCGGCCTACCGCGCACCGGGAGCGACGAAATCGTGCCGAAGCTCGGCGCCATCGCCCCCGTTGTGCTGCTGCCCGAATTGCCTTTTCTGGCAGATGAACTCGACACGTTGGGCGCTGTGACCGGCCATCAGGAACAGGCGCGGGCGGTGACACGACGCCTCGACACGGCGGAACACGAGCTGGCGCAGCGCATCCGGGACTCGGAGTTCGCGGGCGCGTCCGTCTCGGCGTTGTCGGCCTGCGGCGCGGACTCCTACTGCCGCTACGGCAACGCGCGCGGCTTCGGCCCGATCCTCACCGGCCTCGGCTTGACGCGCCCGCCGTCGCACGCGTCGAAGGGCAACCAGTGGGGATACGAACGGGTTTCGCCGGAGAAACTCGACGAGCAGGCCGCGCAGATCATCATCGCGTTCGTCGGCTCGATCTCCGCCGGGGCGATCTCACCACTGCGGAATCCGTTGCTGGACACCTCGGCCGCGGTGACCGGGGAGGTGGACTTCTCCGCCTGGTTCGGCGTCGGTCCGCTGAATCACCTGTGGGTGCTCAACGACCTCGCGGCGATCCTGTTCGGCACCGGCCGCGTCGCGACCGAATCGGACGGCCCCGCGCTGTGGGCCCGGCTGACGCGAGACGGGCCGTGA
- a CDS encoding ABC transporter ATP-binding protein, translating to MIRRLYRLWPDPRLLARLWLLTAAQAVLQGLLLGLLVPILAAVVRPEPDIAGATPWLVLGALGTVAYAVLSIVATPVGFAAGGMLGVQLRKRLMRHVSTLPLGWFTAEHKARLARGVTADVGDAAQLAVTIGGPAITSTLLPATIVAVTFVVDWRMALLLCAIALAAGWALQHAARVAADAEIALERASTAVASRAIELGQAQPVLRAAGQADGTPRMRAALEDHRETYREGMRRARRPFFGYTAVVAAGFVAVLVLAAELMLSGRNTVAETIALLVLAARFLQPLGNLIDLIGALRALTNKITRLEGLLATPTLPVPDAPKTTIESAEIEFIRVDFTYPGGADPALHAASMRFAPGTITALVGPSGSGKTTVTRLIARFFDVDAGQVLVGGADVRELDPAALLDEIAIVFQDVYLFDDTIEYNLRLAHPAASWDELAAAAAAARLDEVIERLPDGWQTRVGEAGAQLSGGERQRVAIARAILKRARIVLVDEAGSALDPENEAAITQAIANLGADPDRTVIVIAHRPATLAAADRVVALDGGRVVESGTPAELLRTGGTFARLSDQYERARHWRIASHR from the coding sequence ATGATCCGCCGGTTGTACCGATTGTGGCCGGACCCGCGGCTGCTGGCTCGGCTGTGGTTGCTCACGGCGGCGCAGGCGGTACTACAAGGTCTGCTGCTCGGCCTGCTCGTGCCGATTCTGGCCGCCGTGGTGCGCCCCGAGCCCGATATCGCCGGGGCCACACCGTGGTTGGTGCTCGGCGCGCTCGGCACCGTCGCCTACGCCGTGTTGAGCATCGTGGCCACGCCGGTGGGTTTCGCGGCGGGCGGCATGCTCGGCGTGCAACTGCGAAAGCGCCTGATGCGTCACGTGAGTACCCTGCCGCTGGGTTGGTTCACCGCCGAGCACAAGGCGCGGCTCGCGCGCGGGGTCACCGCGGACGTCGGCGATGCCGCACAGCTGGCCGTCACGATCGGCGGGCCGGCCATCACGTCCACTCTGCTGCCCGCGACGATCGTCGCGGTGACCTTCGTGGTGGACTGGCGGATGGCGCTGCTGCTGTGTGCGATCGCGCTGGCCGCCGGATGGGCGTTGCAGCACGCCGCACGAGTCGCCGCCGACGCCGAGATAGCGCTGGAACGCGCCTCGACCGCGGTGGCGAGCCGGGCGATCGAACTCGGTCAGGCCCAGCCGGTCCTGCGCGCCGCGGGCCAGGCCGACGGCACACCCCGGATGCGGGCCGCGCTCGAGGACCACCGGGAGACCTACCGCGAGGGCATGCGACGCGCCCGTCGGCCGTTCTTCGGCTACACGGCGGTGGTCGCGGCCGGATTCGTCGCGGTGCTGGTACTCGCGGCCGAACTGATGCTCAGCGGGCGCAACACGGTCGCCGAGACGATCGCGCTACTGGTGCTGGCCGCCCGGTTCTTGCAACCGCTCGGCAATCTCATCGACCTCATCGGTGCGCTGCGCGCGCTCACCAACAAGATCACCCGACTGGAAGGGTTGCTGGCCACGCCGACGCTGCCGGTGCCCGACGCACCGAAGACGACTATCGAATCGGCCGAAATCGAGTTCATCCGAGTCGATTTCACCTATCCCGGCGGTGCGGACCCCGCGTTGCACGCGGCATCGATGCGGTTCGCGCCCGGCACCATCACCGCGCTCGTCGGCCCCTCCGGCTCGGGCAAGACGACGGTGACCCGGCTCATCGCCCGGTTCTTCGACGTCGACGCGGGGCAGGTACTGGTGGGCGGAGCCGATGTCCGCGAACTGGATCCGGCCGCCCTGCTCGACGAGATCGCCATCGTCTTCCAGGACGTCTACCTGTTCGACGACACCATCGAGTACAACCTGCGCCTGGCGCATCCGGCGGCGTCCTGGGACGAACTCGCCGCCGCGGCCGCCGCCGCGCGCCTGGACGAGGTGATCGAGCGCCTGCCGGACGGCTGGCAGACACGCGTGGGGGAGGCGGGTGCGCAACTGTCCGGCGGTGAGCGGCAGCGTGTCGCGATCGCCAGGGCGATCCTGAAGCGGGCGCGGATCGTGCTCGTCGACGAGGCCGGTTCCGCGCTCGATCCGGAGAACGAGGCCGCGATCACGCAGGCGATCGCCAACCTGGGTGCGGACCCTGACCGTACCGTGATCGTGATCGCGCACCGGCCCGCCACTCTGGCCGCCGCCGATCGCGTGGTTGCCCTCGACGGCGGACGCGTCGTTGAAAGCGGTACGCCCGCAGAACTCTTGCGCACGGGCGGTACCTTCGCGAGGCTCAGTGACCAGTACGAGCGAGCCCGGCACTGGCGCATCGCGAGCCACCGATGA
- a CDS encoding ABC transporter ATP-binding protein: MDTATNTASAGDRPPGLAKPGALARLLAPVRPHLIGCGLMSALGAAAGLVPYLAVAEIARVMLDDPTGAHTAVRAWIGVGAAGAAVWLLMFVQSSRLGHYADAAILHELRVRIVRHLGALPLGWFRAVGSGRVKRAMTGDLEEMHEVIAHALGQLTAAATVTVVATGYLFFVDPVLALIALGVLVVMGICYRVSMRSMTTHVNRLIAAEGRISAASVEYADGIQVVKAFGTGGEVLRRFDAAVEEYAQAFADWVAEVRYSSAASRLLGSEMAVLAAVATAGLIFVARGTLPVADLVAFLVVAVGLPASILPAVSATQGIRKGRMGAANIERLLARSPLPEPAEPRSPGGYSVGFDRVTFSYDGVTNAVENVSAVCAPGRVTAIVGPSGAGKTTLASLLPRFYDVSAGLIRIGGVDVRSIPSAELLASMSLVFQDVTLLRDSVLENIRIGRPDADDAQVRRAAAAAHVHEVIERLPQGYDTLLDAGGGGLSGGERQRLTIARAILSEAPIVVLDEATAALDPDSEAAVQDALAALAIGKTVIVIAHRLHTIAGADQILVLDHGRLVEHGDHNELLRHGGLYARMWAAQEGVLA; this comes from the coding sequence ATGGACACGGCAACCAACACCGCCTCGGCGGGTGACCGGCCACCCGGGCTCGCGAAACCCGGTGCACTGGCGCGCCTTCTGGCACCGGTGCGCCCGCATCTCATCGGTTGCGGACTCATGTCGGCGCTCGGCGCTGCCGCGGGTCTGGTGCCCTATCTCGCCGTCGCCGAGATCGCCCGGGTCATGCTCGACGACCCGACCGGCGCGCACACGGCCGTCCGGGCCTGGATCGGCGTCGGCGCCGCGGGCGCGGCGGTGTGGTTGCTGATGTTCGTGCAGTCCTCGCGGCTCGGCCACTACGCGGACGCCGCCATACTGCACGAGCTGCGCGTGCGGATCGTGCGGCATCTGGGTGCCTTACCGCTGGGCTGGTTTCGCGCCGTGGGTTCGGGCCGGGTCAAGCGCGCGATGACCGGCGATCTGGAAGAGATGCACGAGGTCATCGCGCACGCGCTCGGGCAATTGACCGCCGCGGCCACCGTGACCGTGGTGGCGACCGGCTACCTGTTCTTCGTGGATCCGGTCCTGGCGCTGATCGCGCTGGGCGTGCTCGTCGTGATGGGGATCTGCTACCGCGTGTCGATGCGGTCGATGACGACTCACGTGAACCGGCTGATCGCCGCCGAAGGACGCATCAGCGCGGCGAGCGTGGAGTACGCAGACGGGATTCAAGTGGTCAAGGCGTTCGGCACCGGAGGAGAGGTGCTGCGCCGCTTCGACGCCGCCGTCGAGGAGTACGCGCAGGCCTTCGCGGACTGGGTCGCCGAGGTGCGCTACAGCTCGGCGGCGTCGCGGCTGCTCGGCTCGGAGATGGCGGTGCTCGCGGCGGTGGCCACCGCCGGGCTGATCTTCGTCGCCCGCGGCACGCTCCCGGTCGCGGATCTGGTGGCGTTCCTGGTCGTCGCGGTCGGCCTGCCCGCCTCGATCCTGCCCGCGGTGTCGGCTACCCAGGGGATCCGCAAGGGGCGGATGGGGGCGGCGAATATCGAACGGCTGCTGGCCCGTTCGCCCCTGCCCGAGCCGGCTGAGCCGCGCTCGCCGGGCGGGTACAGCGTCGGGTTCGACCGCGTCACCTTCTCTTACGACGGGGTGACCAACGCGGTGGAAAACGTGAGCGCCGTCTGCGCGCCGGGACGGGTGACCGCGATCGTGGGGCCCTCGGGTGCGGGCAAGACGACGCTGGCGAGCCTGCTGCCGCGCTTCTACGATGTGTCGGCTGGGCTGATCCGCATCGGTGGGGTCGATGTGCGTTCGATCCCGTCGGCCGAGCTGCTCGCCTCGATGTCGTTGGTGTTCCAGGACGTAACGCTGTTGCGCGACAGCGTGTTGGAGAACATCCGGATCGGCAGACCCGACGCCGACGACGCACAGGTGCGCCGGGCGGCGGCCGCGGCCCACGTGCACGAGGTGATCGAACGCCTGCCGCAGGGCTACGACACGCTGCTCGACGCGGGCGGCGGCGGGTTGTCCGGCGGTGAGCGCCAACGCCTGACGATCGCGCGCGCCATCCTGTCCGAGGCCCCGATCGTCGTCCTGGACGAGGCGACGGCCGCGCTCGATCCCGACAGCGAGGCGGCGGTCCAGGATGCGTTGGCCGCCTTGGCGATCGGCAAGACGGTGATCGTGATCGCGCACCGGCTGCACACCATCGCCGGCGCGGACCAGATCCTCGTGCTCGACCACGGACGGCTGGTCGAGCACGGCGACCACAACGAATTGCTCAGGCACGGTGGGCTTTACGCGCGGATGTGGGCCGCGCAGGAAGGGGTGCTCGCATGA
- a CDS encoding MerR family transcriptional regulator, protein MHTAHGVSIGQAAALYCLAPSTLRWWEHQQVLPAPPRVNGHRVYTETELRRIGLAYLCCVVGAMPLDQAAVVTGGSRDQRWQRTVQQHAGVIAQKIEQLRSTHEYLLHLVQCPDDDIVGQCPDLDDELMRHTPRGRLATADFIAAAQSIPASATHTDCDESGLPRDENIERPHPCVVCAAPVTQADRGRRRKYCSRACRQRQYRRNAER, encoded by the coding sequence ATGCACACTGCACACGGCGTCTCGATCGGCCAGGCGGCCGCCCTCTACTGCCTCGCGCCCTCGACGCTGCGCTGGTGGGAGCACCAGCAGGTGCTACCCGCGCCGCCGCGGGTCAACGGCCACCGGGTCTACACCGAGACCGAACTCCGGCGGATCGGCCTGGCGTATCTGTGCTGTGTCGTCGGCGCGATGCCGCTCGACCAGGCCGCCGTCGTCACCGGGGGCAGCCGGGATCAGCGCTGGCAGCGCACGGTGCAGCAGCACGCCGGGGTCATCGCACAGAAGATCGAGCAGTTGCGGAGCACGCACGAGTACCTGCTGCATCTGGTCCAATGCCCGGACGACGACATCGTCGGCCAATGCCCGGACCTCGACGACGAATTGATGCGCCACACCCCGCGCGGACGGCTCGCCACTGCGGATTTCATCGCGGCCGCTCAGTCGATCCCCGCGTCCGCGACCCATACGGACTGTGACGAAAGCGGTTTGCCGCGTGACGAAAATATCGAGCGGCCGCACCCGTGTGTCGTCTGCGCGGCCCCGGTGACGCAGGCCGACCGTGGCCGGCGTCGCAAGTATTGCTCGCGTGCCTGCCGGCAGCGGCAGTACCGGCGCAACGCGGAACGCTAG